gttccaaattttggaaaaaagtccaccttcaaaatcagccccaaataaatcctggttatgggcctgcaaGACCCCCAACAAATTCAGATCCCCCTTAAAACTCCACCCCCTTTCTCACTAGGAATGCGCGTTGTCATTCATCAGCTGAAatcatttttacgatctgcgcaagcTAATTatgcattttcaacatttccaagTTAAGTTAATtccatttttgtcagtttttgttttcaatacacagaCTGGAAGTTCAATACACAAATAATCTTCTTACaatgtgggataggcttttacgacgggaattcataacaatttgtGGGTTTTTAGccttcgccgtcggacaagtttagaactgtcaagctttcgtcaggagtagctaaACTTACCTACGAATGAGACATCAGTGTAggccgccccttgtctactgatggctctgaaaagagccgttcactgaagactgccccttgtcaacagagaacaagcatacttcgcctatctgctaattttaaaggtttggtggctctgaaaagagccgttgcctatacagaaaacaagcagacctcgcctctcatttgctaaatttaaaggtttgctGGCCctaaaagagccgtttactgaagtctgccccttgtcaacagataacaagcagatctcgcctgctaaatttaaaggtttggtggctctgaaaagagccgttcactgaagactgcctttCAACACAagacaagcagacctcgcctatttgctaaatttaaaggtttgttggCGATTATGTTCTCAATATCATTTGTTCTACAGGCCTACCTATTGTATTTTCTAATGTTCATTCTTATAATTTTTTAGCGAACACTTTATATACCTAGTTCATATTTATCAACACCAAAACGCGTGAAAAATGCGAAGATGTAAACCATAATGGTAGCGCGAAtataccacagaattaaaacatgtctttaattctgtggacAGTGGAAGTGACACAAATCTGCCATATTTTCTATAATTGAAAcgcactttgtaaaaaaaaacaccaaaaaactacAACAACAATGTACACATTTGCCAGTTTACAGACATGTGTGCTACATCATGAATTGCATGGTCTGGGTGCATAGCCTTATGGTAATACAGGATATGCAATATGAGAAAAGCACTGCAGGAGGAAGTGGCTACACACGTTAGCGCTTCCTTTTCTCCAAAAACATACCAGCTGTGGGCCTATGCCGTTAGAAACCAATAGACAGTTTTAATTTATGGTGTTAAGGGTTAAAGTTATTGAgctaaacacacacacacacacccacccacaaaaCAATAATATGATGATTTTTTAATTGTGTTTAATATAATAGCTTTTGATTTCGTTCGTtatccccccgggggggggggcactccaactttggaggtgacgcgtatgtagggctgttaagaccccctttttcagcatcgctgtcacccaaagaccccatatttttttacgaacacatgctctgtcacccgaagaccccttatttttccatttgatctgtcacccaaagacccttacaagttcaatttgaacagcaactttcatttatcactgattttgttacttatgttGAAAAAacatagaaatttgaagccatttagaactagaaattcgattttcaagGTTTCTGCAGAactttttcggctctcacccaaagatccatttaaaaaaaggtcatgttctcacccaatgaccccatattttttacattttgctctcaccgaatgccaaaaatcatgctctcacccaatgacccccatattttttacattttgctctcaccgaatgcccctgggtgcgaaagtgccagccctacacctatatccatttcaaattgaagtgccccccgggcgtTATCCACATAAACCGTCTGCCAATTTTAACGTAACAACCATGACAACGTAATTTCTAGTTAGCTAACAGATACAGTGTGTCCTGTAAAGCCGGGTCTCAACAAgttgtgatattttaaaatgatatttcACCAATCATACCAAATAATATACATCTGACATTTTTAGCTACACGAAAATTTTGACCCCTCTTCAAAATcggaatatttttacatttttgaaccCCGCAGAGCCAAAACGTTGACCTTTTGAAAATAACTAAAGAACGGTACACCCTATAGattttctgaatcattatgaCATGACTATAACACTCAAAAAATTAACTCCTCATGCACAAATGAGGataatctattcaaatttgacaagtatgaCCATTCAGAGGGAACATTTCTCCGAattaacagatttctcttcaaaatgaatccgattttctcatcaaaatgacaagaaactcgcGCGTGCCATTATCTTGACTAAAGCCGATTTCTATTATCCTTATATTCATACtttatttttcgctcacctggatgGAACGTAAtcgctatagaggccttgcattcttttatcgattggctccaaacaaaggatttgaaccggtgtccttcaccgtagttatggcggagtgcagtccattcaatcaaatgttgtcatcaacctattcgatcgtagtgcagggttatatgagcgagacgaactgtcacggtagattgcaatcatgcttttgttgaatgcatttgagtagtccgccatatttacgggatgatacgtcacatgcaaggcctctataataggtcgactagcgtcttcagcagatggtaatGTTGTGATGATAATTATCTTGTCTACAATTGggatagtaaaaaacaaaaaGGTATAAAAGGACTATCCCGATAATCGGGATAGTCCTTTTATACCTTTTTGTTTTTGACTATCCAATTACAATTTGTAGGAAGGATATCATTACATCATTAGTCTATCATTACCATTTGGTGAAGACGTTAGTCGACCTTATAGTGAAAACGTTCCGGGTGAACGAAAAAAAACCAGTGTATTGAAGTTAAACTCTACAATTATTTTATTTGCTACTAtaatagtctgtgttacagactgggaTACTAATTACtaccacagagaacctattcttgagagggcactctattcacgtggtttcttttccaacgctaaaatatcacgaattttggtggtttgcaagtgaaaagtgtccgcactatcgattgattacgtaactgttatgaataatttattaggtttttcaatgcaatcgcctcgacccattaaggcctacatattatctgtattatcaaagtacttggaatagcaatacggtgagttcactgaactacgccctaatactgatggagttttaatggcgtttaatggcgttaatcctctccatacacagatgaacaaatacaatagatgaaggtcagcacgtatgacctcctgcgtgacatgttatatgagatgtataaaaacctgaatatcataaagatcagtattcgtttgtgcatatggactgcacatatacgatgctaaatattactcattatatattatgacaaatattggtattatgacaatacggtatatacattacattgtatataaaacgaataatagatcctactatcatggcgtcaggtcaatggttcatcatatcccgtatgtttcgtaaaattcattcatatttgagacaacttgctgtgccaattttataggtgcacaggtggctccgtgttttttttaattttcatttctttttaatgaaagaattaaggttttccactgcacgggggccacaagggtgatactaatttaatgctatatttataaattgaatacgtgttcccgattggctctatagcgatttcacagaaaaggtatttctagtacaatgcagcgtcggactctagctgagagcgtagtagcctaagtcatggactccaagaaaggctctccatacacaaatgaacaaacacaaggaggtagtctcctccgtggccagcttgatttcgatggagcgaaaccaaattggctgcggaggagacgggtcattttgccatgcaaattatTCAGTGTCAGGGCTCTGTTAGTACTCGCGAGCTACCTAATTGTATAGGAGAATGTATAGTAATAGAGGTTAGACTGGGAAACTGATTACTACTCGCGAGCTACCTAATTGTATAGGAGAATGTAtagtaatagaggttatccacgtcactcatgtgtgacttctaacaaaaggcgctggttcccgtagtattcctcattcaaccaATTCAACGCACGGCtcggcgggctattttgaaacagtcatggttgcatatGCACTGCATATTatacaggtacttcttttgaaaatcctaaacaaggtatagcagtcgctgataggatatgcagcttataaaacacggataacctctattgttcgAGCTTCGCCCTCGTACCTTCGCCAGTTCGAACCCCCTCGTTCGGTGCGGGCCCCTGCGAGCGTCTTTACAGCCTTACAAGAACAGTGTATTTTGGttaattaatatttatatttgatTTATATCTTGGTGCAGGTAAGGAGCTACGGAAACCGAATGATGGCCGTATCAAAACAAAAAAGGTCTTTGCAGGAGCTGATACCAGATATCAATGAATCCATCAAGTATCTGAAAACATGTAAGGATTATTCTACTGAGAAGGCATTTAGACACATTTCTCGGATTAATACAGTACCTGAAGCAAGCCCCTGTGATGATTTGGAGgcattggccaaatattttggtaGCTCAGACATTGGTTCATTATTCCCCAAAATGTGGAAAGCGCTGTCGATTTACCTGGATAAGGGTAAATGGGAGTCCCAAGGCTTCAGGAACTTGGAAGAAATGTTGCTAGGGTTTGGGAATATAGCAAATGACAGCCCAGAACTTGGTGTCGCATTGGGAAAATGTGGCGGCATATCTCTATTATTTGTTGCTTTAAAACAGATGAAAAGCAAAAAAGAAGCACATTATATGATGAGATTGATTTTGACACTGCTCATTAACGCAATCCGTTTGTGCCCCTCGAACCTCTCGTTTTATAGAAAGAGCAATGCTGTACATATCTTGAAAGGATTCCTTGAGCTTGACACCATATGGCAAGTTTTTTCACTATTAATTTTGGCGTATGTCGCGACTGATTCGGAGAAAAAAGAACTAGCATCAACAGAGATAGGAGTCAAAGTCCTGATCAAAATCTTAAAGGAAGCTGTTGGCTCGAACAAAGAAGGTGTATTCTCTGGCTTGGATGATCATTATGCATCTAGTACCGGCACAGGTTTTTCTGCGTGTGAAGTACTAGATGCCATCAATAAACTAGCCATTAATGATGACGTCAAAGGCGTTATTGCCGATGAAGAAGCAATTCCCTTTATCATCAGAATGTTACAGGATGAATTCTCTCCAGAGGAACAGAAAGTCGCGGCTAACGCTCTTTGGAACTTGGCATTTATTGACTCACTACGACAGTCCGACCTTTTGCAAGGCACTGTTCAAAGTAAGTTAGAAACAATTATTTACCAGGGTAAGGTATTAGCCCGGGTTTTGATTAGTAACGGAGAAAATGGATCaacacaaattaattaaaaaattaataaattgctaataataatactaatactaatactaacactataataataatgataataataattgtaataataataataacaatcatTGATTGAGGAACTATTTTTTGACAAAACTTTCGTACAGCATTGAAGAAATTAACGAAATCGAGTAACAAAGAACTGAGAGGGTCCTGTGTATCagctctttttgtttttcaaggtaGCGTCAGCATCGATCCCAATTCCTCGCCATCGAGGAACACACCGCCGCCGCCATACCAAGAAGCAATTTCTGATCCAGACCCATCCAGCGTCCGACGATCTGCTCAGATCATGATAAGCTACCAATGGGATTCCCAAGATCGCGTCATACGGATTAGAGATCGACTGGTGACAGCTGGATACAAAGTTTGGATGGATTTGACAAACATGCGTAAGTTTGCGAAGATAAAAACTATACAATGCATTCTCGAGTTTACAATGACATCGTGTGACTACATTCCGAGTTTGTCGCGCAGATACACCGAGCTATATCGATGTAGACCACGATGTTTTTGCATACAGACTGTAACAAacattatacaattgcaatttcgctttttagaaaaaactaaaagagatcatggcaacaatgttacaCGCAGTGGaattagtaatatcttggctaacaagaaaactttacttggtttctttactagtttgGCTCAGTTAACTAAATGGTCTAGAAAACGAGCTGGGCCACTTTGACATTTCcgcgcatatcaagcttgcattgcGTAAAATCGACTTTTTAGGAAAAAAGAGGGACCATGGTGTAAATGTTATAGGCAGTAGAATCAGttatatcttggctaacagaaaaactttacttggtgtctttcatagttcaggttcaaacgctatgcccgatTGTACTTTAATATCCCCCGAGTTGGGCtactttttgccaatttcgcacatTAAGTTTGACCGTGTAAAATGACCtctcatgcttatcgtcaaagatctcacaacaaaagcaaaggttttcatgctttctttcacttaattgacataATTAGTAAATAGATAATaattttatgatgtttatttcacaatcataaattaaaataccacctCACATGCCCCCTTGTTTAAGAGCCAGATGGTTCAAGATTCTATTCCATTCAATCAcctttgctacacaaagacacgaaagtggcccaagctgttttaggactttacacaattggccatatcttcgcttTTAGACGACCaactttattgaaacaaagcttatgtagtagcttGAAAAATGaccttgacgaccaagtaaaTTTTAATGTACAATCAATAAGTGATATGTTggcctaatactattttctaaactGTATAAATTGTTTTTCAACCTGGACAGCAAGTTTACATTGCCACACCACGAGAATAATACCCGAGGGGAGGGGGTAGGAGTACTTGGATTGCTTTTCGACGGAGATGTTTGGCTCGAGCTTCCATACCCTTAACCCATTTCTAAGAGTAATTTGATCAAAAATACAGACCTATATCTAACGATTTACCGGTAATCATAATAGGGATTAAAATTCAAGGTTTGGTGTGTTAAGGCGTGGGTGCATTTCGAATATATAGTTGTAGTATCGATTTTCGCGAAATAAGTGGCGTTATTTGAGATTTGATTATAATTGATTTTATTGTGTAGTCACAAAACTTTGTATCATCATCAGTGTCAGTGATCATTACATTTAGTCCGCACGGTATACTCGTGCGATACACTCTTTTCAAGCATGCTTTCCAATGATGTGCAGTGACAGTAGGGCCTACAAGATATGGCGTCATTTTTATTTCTGAATGCGAATGTATCGTCTTTTGTGACACACACTGTATATCTTATACCTCCAAGTCAGCCCAAAAGGTTTAGGTTTTTTAAATGGATATTTTGAACAgaacaaattattttatttccGCTAAACTTGGACATGGACAGGTATTAACATTATTATCTTAATCGCAGAAGGAGACATTCTTGATGGCATGGCAGAAGCAGTGCAGACATCAGATGTGGTTCTTATGTGCATGACGGAGAGGTACAAGGATAGCAAGAACTGTAGATCAGGTGAGGAATATTGAGGTCTTCTCGTTTTTTCTAAATTAGCTTAATTACCCAGAATTTTGTCAAGTTTGGGTACAGCGAGTGGGCGCAGCGGTTTTTCCCTCACCTTGCACCACTGagatcccgggttcaagccccggccgcgtgcccaaggactgtatgtgcacttggtttatgccggttccatgctcgctctcgcaggttttctccgggatctccggtatagcttccggtttcctcctgctttcaaaaatcggtgataagTTTTTTGGCTATCAAAACCTCCtttacccaatggaatttgggggagctgcacagataattggtggatgttacaatctaagtgcggatagcaaggtttgcgccaggttcggctgcaactggcctagttggtgcgatctgattgtgatgattcaccatggcagcaaaattacagcactttgaatcctccaagatctggaaaaaaagtgctatataaatccgaaatatatttgatttgattttttacagacatgaaagctggaaacaCAAATGCATTGTCAATCCGCATTATTAGAAGAATATTGACTtttacttagcatgcttagcatgcttagtaacattatcatgattatcttgtcttttgtatttcaatttcaGAAGCAAGGTATGCCTACAAATTGGATAAGAAAGTCATCCCTTTAATGTTTCAAAAGGACTACAAACCGGACGGATGGTTGGGACTTCTACAAGGTATGGACCTTTACTATGCGTTTGATTCTGACGATCAGATCAGCAAGAACATGGGGCAACTTCTGAAAGCCATTGCAGGAGATTACCCGAAAGCAACTACTGGAGACGAAATCGAAGGTAAGAACGGTGTGATTTGACTGTCGGTTCCGCCCGGTTGCTATTGTGCTAAACAATGGTAACCGGATAGAACT
This DNA window, taken from Amphiura filiformis chromosome 16, Afil_fr2py, whole genome shotgun sequence, encodes the following:
- the LOC140135821 gene encoding uncharacterized protein isoform X1, producing MMAVSKQKRSLQELIPDINESIKYLKTCKDYSTEKAFRHISRINTVPEASPCDDLEALAKYFGSSDIGSLFPKMWKALSIYLDKGKWESQGFRNLEEMLLGFGNIANDSPELGVALGKCGGISLLFVALKQMKSKKEAHYMMRLILTLLINAIRLCPSNLSFYRKSNAVHILKGFLELDTIWQVFSLLILAYVATDSEKKELASTEIGVKVLIKILKEAVGSNKEGVFSGLDDHYASSTGTGFSACEVLDAINKLAINDDVKGVIADEEAIPFIIRMLQDEFSPEEQKVAANALWNLAFIDSLRQSDLLQGTVQTLKKLTKSSNKELRGSCVSALFVFQGSVSIDPNSSPSRNTPPPPYQEAISDPDPSSVRRSAQIMISYQWDSQDRVIRIRDRLVTAGYKVWMDLTNMQGDILDGMAEAVQTSDVVLMCMTERYKDSKNCRSEARYAYKLDKKVIPLMFQKDYKPDGWLGLLQGMDLYYAFDSDDQISKNMGQLLKAIAGDYPKATTGDEIEGPIKLSRPELPIDSPNAASIKPGDTTAGAWSREEVQRWLKDKELTELCEKFKRFDGRHLQRMYAKCCKDDEKFEEELLAKYNLDPVLCTEFIVTLQDAFKD
- the LOC140135821 gene encoding uncharacterized protein isoform X2 is translated as MMAVSKQKRSLQELIPDINESIKYLKTCKDYSTEKAFRHISRINTVPEASPCDDLEALAKYFGSSDIGSLFPKMWKALSIYLDKGKWESQGFRNLEEMLLGFGNIANDSPELGVALGKCGGISLLFVALKQMKSKKEAHYMMRLILTLLINAIRLCPSNLSFYRKSNAVHILKGFLELDTIWQVFSLLILAYVATDSEKKELASTEIGVKVLIKILKEAVGSNKEGVFSGLDDHYASSTGTGFSACEVLDAINKLAINDDVKGVIADEEAIPFIIRMLQDEFSPEEQKVAANALWNLAFIDSLRQSDLLQGTVQTLKKLTKSSNKELRGSCVSALFVFQGSVSIDPNSSPSRNTPPPPYQEAISDPDPSSVRRSAQIMISYQWDSQDRVIRIRDRLVTAGYKVWMDLTNMRDILDGMAEAVQTSDVVLMCMTERYKDSKNCRSEARYAYKLDKKVIPLMFQKDYKPDGWLGLLQGMDLYYAFDSDDQISKNMGQLLKAIAGDYPKATTGDEIEGPIKLSRPELPIDSPNAASIKPGDTTAGAWSREEVQRWLKDKELTELCEKFKRFDGRHLQRMYAKCCKDDEKFEEELLAKYNLDPVLCTEFIVTLQDAFKD